A genomic stretch from Lathyrus oleraceus cultivar Zhongwan6 chromosome 2, CAAS_Psat_ZW6_1.0, whole genome shotgun sequence includes:
- the LOC127123185 gene encoding transcription factor GTE12-like yields MSPNNNPSNTQPRKRLIIKLSYPPGSRKRDSDSCATDENKRRKIQDSVKPTISCYWVDSNYQTKSTALSQPKNNDNVVEDKKMIKNQVSKTTPLSQPKDNDNVVEDKKMIMNQVSKTTPLSQPKDNMKDSVTRGEECGLKEAMECVKRRQCWLILKRMLVDRDGWDLKDPPKIAKSDKCKIKAIGLKEIERKMRLYATEDEFASDMRLVFSNAMVTYPPRNHIYQIAKKFSDTFEHKWKSLKDMWELEDTKRSNTHNSTRY; encoded by the coding sequence ATGTCACCCAACAATAACCCTTCGAATACACAACCTCGTAAAAGACTTATCATCAAGCTCAGTTATCCTCCTGGTTCAAGAAAACGCGATTCAGATTCTTGCGCCACAGATGAAAACAAGAGAAGGAAGATTCAAGATTCTGTAAAACCAACCATATCCTGTTATTGGGTTGATTCAAATTATCAAACCAAATCAACAGCTTTGTCTCAACCAAAGAATAATGACAATGTTGTTGAAGACAAGAAGATGATCAAGAACCAAGTTTCCAAAACAACACCTTTGTCTCAACCAAAGGATAATGACAATGTTGTTGAAGATAAGAAGATGATCATGAACCAAGTTTCCAAAACAACACCTTTGTCTCAACCAAAGGATAACATGAAGGATTCTGTGACAAGAGGTGAAGAATGTGGGTTGAAGGAAGCGATGGAGTGTGTTAAGAGGAGGCAATGTTGGTTGATATTGAAGAGGATGTTGGTAGATAGAGATGGTTGGGATTTGAAAGATCCTCCAAAAATAGCAAAGTCTGATAAGTGTAAGATAAAGGCAATAGGTTTGAAGGAAATAGAGAGAAAAATGAGGTTGTATGCAACAGAGGATGAGTTTGCTAGCGACATGAGGCTTGTGTTCTCTAATGCAATGGTAACGTATCCTCCAAGGAATCATATTTACCAAATTGCAAAAAAGTTCAGTGACACTTTTGAACACAAATGGAAGTCATTGAAGGATATGTGGGAACTTGAGGATACAAAAAGAAGCAACACTCACAATAGTACAAGATACTAA